aggcaaggcacatacccatatatacccataaattcaattttttggtgaccggaatgtgagaattaaggtttACAAAAGAAGattcctttcacattcctatcaaacgcactagagtgaagggggaaaaggcaaaacggatccttcatctctttcgtattttgcgccgttccGTGCATCGAAAACgcttcagaaacgatggaatttttggtttctgacaccaagagagcatgatcaacgaagaggtagcacaaatttccgtaccacgtggtagcatttcatttagctgtatccttccctctagtgatcgtagcgcttgatccgtcaactgatctttcatctctttccgttcgtccaaacagCACAGCGCGTTCCATAACTAtacacaagtttatttttatggaaataacaatgtggaatattgatggaaaatatttatgtatgCCATCCTTCTAAACCCCCGCACATTCCATGACGACATTAGAtataaatattggaaaataaccgtacaataaataatacataatgtcttcgAAAATAGTGGCACTGTACATTTCCTACTgcttataattaaaaaacttacctgctgtacagttatgacacgcactgtaAGAAcgggatggatgaaatgagatGGAGGATTCTCCTCACAgtagctgagctatttactctatcgatcgctctccatagtttgatagtatgtgtaactaatagccaatcgtagaagatctctaattgatcaatagcatcacagtGACTGATAACGTGAGCAAACGgcatgtacaaacatggcggatccttgtgcggatcagattgatgttatctcctttcatggatgctctcttggtgtcagaaatcacaaaactggtcgctttttggtggctccgctcgcatgcgcggagactttcgacgaaaggaaaagcgcttacAAATAATATGTAATGGCGACTGAAAGACCGTGCGCTCCTCTAGCTTTTGTGagctggacactaaacactaacggtgattaattctttccattttgctctctgttgttgCCTCTGTTGATAACACAAAGATTGttatcaagaagaagaataaccatgtgggaatgtggaaatgtgggaggcaaacagtaccgcgagtcaatctgctgatatatgtgatacgtgatattaacatctattgtactgctccTTTTTCGCctcgtcgtatgctgagcggtgtccacgtccttcgggcaccggcacagctcagctcgccggtatattcatgcaaactatatactcagcataaaaccgcATGCtattatgaggcgcgatcatcatctgctggtggcgacgctttcttctaaacgcttatacgtacatacgtgtttatatgaagtattttgtggacagtgtttttgtgtgtttattaaaagtttatttaatagtttgatcttcggattcgtggttgagttgagaaaagggatcaacggcggatcaaacggtagacggaatAGCTGGtcgccgtgttggaggccccaaaaaatgtttgtaatgccccttcttactgcgcctttagctatgcctcatttcaagggcctcaatgccccccaaattcatccttttttaaaattagaggccccatttataattccgccctgggcctccaagcggattgatcctccactgtttcAAGTTGTTTCCTCCGACACGAAAGTAACCATACGGGCGTTACCATACGAACGTtataaattgtgtttttatgCTGGTTTAAGTATATTGACAACTTTCTCCAACTTGTTGGACTACTAGTTGAGATGATTTGTTTCGGATCGGActtcagtaaaaaaaaaacacccagtTCGTCAAACACTTCCATGTTTCCATGCGATTAAATAGACACATGTAATTTCAGTTTCCGAAAACgtattgttgttttgcttaaaaataaaaaaaagaaatatataaATCAAACGTTCTTATAATTTtcgttttaaaatataaaagttCACCAACTGTATAAGGTTTAAAATGCTCTGTgcttctcttttttgtttgcttcacaGATGTTCGTAAACAGTTCTATGCTCTATGTCGATACTATACTATATTAAACACCAAAGAATGTTTTACTTCGTTTGcaacattaacattaattgTTTTGAACCGAAGACGGAACGGTTATGAATGCAGTAATTTCTACCGTTGGGAAGAATCATTGTTGGTACGACGGTTGTAAAAATCCGTTCACTTGGTATCAACAGATTGGCATGATGGAACGTTACCCACCCATATAATAAGAAATATTCGTTATTGTTAAGGATAAGAAATCTATCATTTACTTCCATTTCGCTAAGGCCGTCACGTTACTTCATTTCCGCAATGATCGATGGATTTACAACATAAACATCATCCGAAACCCGTGGACACACATCACTATATGGATTGGGTGTGTTGATTTCCACATGTGAATAAAACTGTGGAGTGTTGTGCAGATTAATTTCGAAGCCCATTTTGTGGCACTGCCGCACTTGGCCAGTTTCGGCAATGAAACTACAACGATCGTTCGATTCTTTGCGTTCTACAAACGGTATGAAGAAAGAGCATTGGTTTACTCCTTCGTACTAGTTCGAACAGctgaatatatttttatctATTAAAAACTTAGCTCCGAAGTAAGAATAGATCTAATAAAATACGCCGTTGccttattgtttttttttctggtcgTAGATGTCTGACAAAGGATTTTCTCTATCGCTAACATATAATAACCTGGCATTAAGGGGATAGTCGAAACCTTTACTTTGCtgttaatgttttctatttcacTGTTCATTGTGTTATCAACAGCGCGTGGAAAGGCATAATTGGTGACGGCTTCTGTGTCTTCTGGTTTGTTCTCACACACGTCTTGTGTAATGTCTCGTGCTTAAAGCAATGCTTGTCATCGGTATAGTTGACACATGATAAGAAAGTTATCTAATACTTGTGTGTCGAGTTAAGTTACTATTAGCGCCCCGACATCTGTAACAGCCCCTTCGGAATACTAATGCATCAGTACACAAAATACTGTCCCGTTCGGTTTTTATAAACTTTAACCATTCGTCATACCATTTTCACTTACAACCGCGTTGGGGTGTGAGTAAAGAAAAGCGCGTTCACCAGCGTTGAAAGCTCTTAGAATTGACTTTCTTTTCTGAGCACAGTGATAAGTGGCGGTGCCGTCGTTGGAAGCGGCGGTGGAACTGTATCGTTGCCGTTGACGGACGTGCTTGTCGctgtggtggtagtggtggttgtGGACGTTCTGTTTGATTCTTTCGCTTCGCCATTTGTTACGTTTGAACCATGCTTAACGGTGGTGATGATTGATTTTATGATTGCCGAGTTGGATGTTTTCTCTGTCGTATCGCTATAAAATGTacgaaaaaacattaaatatcaTTAACAACCAATATCGTAATCTCTCCTTACCCAAGTCCTTTCAGGTTGGTTATGTTCGATGAATTTAAGCTCAATATTTCGCTGTTCTTGGCCGTGGACAAAGATTGGCTTGTGTGAGTGCTCAATACGGACAGCCGACCTAAAtgaaagagaacaaaaaaagcagcGCCTTCAGGTGTTGGTACAGTGTGCGAAATGATTTTGAATCTTACCGACAATTTCCTCAGTCGTGGTAGAGCAAAGGGTCGTCGTTGTAGAATTCAAATGGTCGCGCACGGAATCGATCGTTATGTCACCAATCGAGCTGGTAATCGTTTCGTTGGCTTTATTCGGCGAAGCTTCATCTCCGCTAGTAACACCATTGCTAAGTCTCGGGTTGGAAGTGCCATTTGTAAGTGCGGTCGCGCTACCGATTTCTTTTTCGCGTGAAACCGATGGTTCGCTCTTCGCAGCGGCAACGGAACCGGAAACATTTTCAACCTCCTGCTCAGTTGAAGCTTCACCTTCAGGGTTTTCTTGTGCTTGTGGTTCCTGATCGTTACCTTCTTCGGCAGCATTTTCGATCGGCGTTGACCAATCTTCCACATCAATCATACCATTCGGAGTAATAACTTTCGTAGCGGAAAGGCTGATCCGCTGTACCTCTGAAGATGACATCATGTACAATGCCTCACCGTGGCTTGTGAAACAGAGCGATGAAATGCCACTGAAAGGATAAattcaaagcaaaacaaatgtcaactttacataaaataacactttcgaaacaaacattcatacTTGATATCTTCCCGGCGTACTGCAGCCGAATTCAGCTGACGACGAAGTTCCGGGACAGTCAGTACAAGACAATCGCCCAGATTCGTCAGACAAAGTAAACTTATTTCGTAATGATTCGTCACATCCGAACCAACGTTCGATTCGTTCGCcactgttgtgttgttgtcggTGGATGGTTGTTCTGTTGCTTGCGGCGATGTGACCGGTTTGGGCATGGACTTCGGAGGACTCGAGTGCACCAAAGAAGAAGTCGGAACCGTGCACATGAATGTAGcgaatgcaatgcgccgtacaCGTGCTCCTTCGTGTGCGGTTAGCTTGTACTTGTTGACCGGTTTCAGTTGCGGCAACGAAAAAATTTTGAATTGTTCCTCCGATGCAATCAACACTCGATGTGGTGCCGGTCCAGGGACGTTCTGGAATTCCAAAGGAACGCCATTCTGTAAAAGGGGGAATAATTAAGGTAACATTATAATCTCAAATAATAAGGTTTCAAATTCGAAAACACCGCTATTTCCGTTCACCATCGCATCACTTACACTGTCAACAACCGCTATTCCAATGATCGGAGCACGATGTTTCATTTGTATTTCCTTGGCCAATTTACCAGTAACCGGAGGCCCTTGCGGTGCGGCCACCGATTGTACCGTATCGTCAGTTCCATTTTCTGCTGAAGCTGCAGTTGTGGCAGGCTGTTTCGGGGGAAGATGTAGCACGAATACCGACACGCAGCTGGAATTTGTACCAGCCCAAAGTGTCGGAATGTACACATTCTGATTGGTAATGAACGTTAGCGCAAATGTTAAACAGCGCACCATCGATCCCATGCCGTCATCGACTGGACGAGCCTCGATTTGACGCTCTACCGGACGCGTTTCTGCAGCCGACTGCGGATGttgtccaccaccaccaccggcggcATTTGGATTGTTTCTTGTCGAACGACCCTTGCGCAGACGGCGGAAGGATTCGCGTAATGTCTTTTTAAAAGACTTCCGACGGGAAAGTGTTTCCCCGGCACCGGTGAGATCTGTTGTATGGGAAAAAACGCACAAaggaatattaattaaaacaatcacCAACTAGTAGCATAATAGCGTGTCCTTACCATTCGGATTTAGAGTACACTTGTGCAGCACGGGAGACTGATTATTGAAATCAAACAGCACGAGACCATGGGCTGTTCCGGCGGCAACCAGTGACCATTTACTCTGCATAGCAATGCAGGTGATGGCAGCTGGTGGTAGCACCTGAAGAACACCCATAAAATTTACCCCTTCGATGATAGACGCATTTTCTTCCAACAGTGTGCGCTTCACCTTCAGCTGGTCATGCCCCTTCCAGACGAATCCATCCCGATCGCTCACTAAATTCATCGTAGTCACTTTAAACGGTCCCTGTGTTTGCGTTTCATCAGTTGGGTCGTGAGGCGGTGTGTCAAAGTTTGCCATTACTACGTTGCCAGCTGTGCCAGCAATAACTAGCGTTCCCGTTTGCGGACACAATTGCACCTTTTTCACTGCCAAGCGAGGATCATCCGAGTAGGGATCGAACTGGCCAGCCTTACGGAATGGAGGTTCGCCATCATCCAACTGTTCTGTCGATGCGTTCAGGTTGCTCTCGAAATCGTCGCTATTATTAAACAGCGGTGCGGTTTTGACGTGCAATAGCGGCGTCAAGCAGACATCCGAACAGTCCCAAAATTTCACTGATCCATCCTCATGGCCGGTAATCAGTACGTCTCGTTCCATCGGCAGCTCTTCATCATCCGCTGGTTCATTCGGCAGAATACCTCCGGTGATGGGCCAAATTTTGCAACTATATTCGGCCATCTGCAGCTCTCCAGCCAGCCGGATCTTGGCATACACATCTGGTGACACTTGCGACACCAGATGATTGCAGGTGACGGCAGATGCATGCAAAGAATGCAAATAGGGCGCATTGATTTGTGGTAAAGTTTCATCTGTCAAATCATACGCAACCAGTTCCTCTTCCAGCAACACCACTAACACTTCCGCCTGTTCCGGCCGGACATCGTTGAACGTTACAAAGAAATCGATTACTTTGGATGTAAAATCAAAAGCCACCTTTGTACCGTCTTTGCAGTGCACCGACACACACTGATGCTCACCGTACGCCGACCGAGGCATTCCGCCCGAAAAGACAACTAGCTCACACCGTCCACGATGTCCCCGAATCAAGCGATCGATCGCTTTGCAAGGGTCCGGACCGTACGGGACGTACTTCTGGTTTTCCGGTGGTATCGGACTGTCCAAGTCCCAGGTAGCGTACGATCCATCCGCATGATACCAAGTGAACTGGGTAGCATCCTGTGCGATAAACAATCCCACGCTTTGCCCGTGCCCGGGCGATATGAAAGATTGCTTTACACTCGCACTCTCCAGATCCCACAGGACGGCGAGGCCACGGTTGTAAGCGATCAGTAGCAGATTGTGATTGTTGGGCAGCTGCTTTACCGATTCAATCGCTCCCGGATTCAATCGGTAGGAAGTGGGTAATTGTTCCAGTACCACATCGTGATAGATGACAGATTCCTTAACGCTGAAACTGCGCACGTCGAACTGGTACACGTTGCCACCTTCGGTGCCAATCCAAACAGTGTCCTTCATGTACGAACAGCAGAGCGAAGAAATCTTCTTCAGCTTGCCGTCAAAGGCCAGGTTCTTGATAGCAACCAGCAACGTGCCAGCCGGTTCCCATAGAACCAATTGGTTCGAAGCCGTTAGCGACAGCAGTCGTCCTGTACCTGGGATCCATTCGAGCATTTGCACGATTAAGTCGGCCGGATTGTTGCCAGGCGATGTATGCTGACCGTAAAACTCCACACCGGGACGACCAAACACTTTGATGACGCCACTATTAGTACCGATGGCCATCAGCTTGCTTTTCGGGTCGTACGCCAAGGCGGATGGTTTGTGTGGGAAGCCATGCTGGGCGGTctaaaaatgggaaaaaagaagaaaagtgattaatattgttaaaattttgcgGGTAATATCATGTTTTATTCTGGTTGCACTCCATTTTGTTACGGATATAGATCTATTAGATAAAGCAAATGACGAATTACAAACTCGAATGAAACTCGATTTATAAAGAAAAATTATTAGGTgagaataaaatattcaaaaaagttaataaaagcaACATATTGTTTATCATCAACACGCACATAGTTTTGCACGTTACATTAATTTACCCCATTACACTTTTATGATCGATTTTTTCTGTTCAATGAAATACTAAAATCGTTATCAGTACTTTCGTGTCGATTCCTTCACGGTCACCGCAGCTACCACACATCACCACATGAATTTATCTGTAAACCTacggtcgtttttttttg
The Anopheles moucheti chromosome 2, idAnoMoucSN_F20_07, whole genome shotgun sequence genome window above contains:
- the LOC128310086 gene encoding lethal(2) giant larvae protein isoform X2; translation: MLKFIRGKGQQPSSERQKLQKELFAFRRTAQHGFPHKPSALAYDPKSKLMAIGTNSGVIKVFGRPGVEFYGQHTSPGNNPADLIVQMLEWIPGTGRLLSLTASNQLVLWEPAGTLLVAIKNLAFDGKLKKISSLCCSYMKDTVWIGTEGGNVYQFDVRSFSVKESVIYHDVVLEQLPTSYRLNPGAIESVKQLPNNHNLLLIAYNRGLAVLWDLESASVKQSFISPGHGQSVGLFIAQDATQFTWYHADGSYATWDLDSPIPPENQKYVPYGPDPCKAIDRLIRGHRGRCELVVFSGGMPRSAYGEHQCVSVHCKDGTKVAFDFTSKVIDFFVTFNDVRPEQAEVLVVLLEEELVAYDLTDETLPQINAPYLHSLHASAVTCNHLVSQVSPDVYAKIRLAGELQMAEYSCKIWPITGGILPNEPADDEELPMERDVLITGHEDGSVKFWDCSDVCLTPLLHVKTAPLFNNSDDFESNLNASTEQLDDGEPPFRKAGQFDPYSDDPRLAVKKVQLCPQTGTLVIAGTAGNVVMANFDTPPHDPTDETQTQGPFKVTTMNLVSDRDGFVWKGHDQLKVKRTLLEENASIIEGVNFMGVLQVLPPAAITCIAMQSKWSLVAAGTAHGLVLFDFNNQSPVLHKCTLNPNDLTGAGETLSRRKSFKKTLRESFRRLRKGRSTRNNPNAAGGGGGQHPQSAAETRPVERQIEARPVDDGMGSMVRCLTFALTFITNQNVYIPTLWAGTNSSCVSVFVLHLPPKQPATTAASAENGTDDTVQSVAAPQGPPVTGKLAKEIQMKHRAPIIGIAVVDSNGVPLEFQNVPGPAPHRVLIASEEQFKIFSLPQLKPVNKYKLTAHEGARVRRIAFATFMCTVPTSSLVHSSPPKSMPKPVTSPQATEQPSTDNNTTVANESNVGSDVTNHYEISLLCLTNLGDCLVLTVPELRRQLNSAAVRREDINGISSLCFTSHGEALYMMSSSEVQRISLSATKVITPNGMIDVEDWSTPIENAAEEGNDQEPQAQENPEGEASTEQEVENVSGSVAAAKSEPSVSREKEIGSATALTNGTSNPRLSNGVTSGDEASPNKANETITSSIGDITIDSVRDHLNSTTTTLCSTTTEEIVEKKTIRQRRILLDLFLLRS
- the LOC128310086 gene encoding lethal(2) giant larvae protein isoform X1, with translation MLKFIRGKGQQPSSERQKLQKELFAFRRTAQHGFPHKPSALAYDPKSKLMAIGTNSGVIKVFGRPGVEFYGQHTSPGNNPADLIVQMLEWIPGTGRLLSLTASNQLVLWEPAGTLLVAIKNLAFDGKLKKISSLCCSYMKDTVWIGTEGGNVYQFDVRSFSVKESVIYHDVVLEQLPTSYRLNPGAIESVKQLPNNHNLLLIAYNRGLAVLWDLESASVKQSFISPGHGQSVGLFIAQDATQFTWYHADGSYATWDLDSPIPPENQKYVPYGPDPCKAIDRLIRGHRGRCELVVFSGGMPRSAYGEHQCVSVHCKDGTKVAFDFTSKVIDFFVTFNDVRPEQAEVLVVLLEEELVAYDLTDETLPQINAPYLHSLHASAVTCNHLVSQVSPDVYAKIRLAGELQMAEYSCKIWPITGGILPNEPADDEELPMERDVLITGHEDGSVKFWDCSDVCLTPLLHVKTAPLFNNSDDFESNLNASTEQLDDGEPPFRKAGQFDPYSDDPRLAVKKVQLCPQTGTLVIAGTAGNVVMANFDTPPHDPTDETQTQGPFKVTTMNLVSDRDGFVWKGHDQLKVKRTLLEENASIIEGVNFMGVLQVLPPAAITCIAMQSKWSLVAAGTAHGLVLFDFNNQSPVLHKCTLNPNDLTGAGETLSRRKSFKKTLRESFRRLRKGRSTRNNPNAAGGGGGQHPQSAAETRPVERQIEARPVDDGMGSMVRCLTFALTFITNQNVYIPTLWAGTNSSCVSVFVLHLPPKQPATTAASAENGTDDTVQSVAAPQGPPVTGKLAKEIQMKHRAPIIGIAVVDSNGVPLEFQNVPGPAPHRVLIASEEQFKIFSLPQLKPVNKYKLTAHEGARVRRIAFATFMCTVPTSSLVHSSPPKSMPKPVTSPQATEQPSTDNNTTVANESNVGSDVTNHYEISLLCLTNLGDCLVLTVPELRRQLNSAAVRREDINGISSLCFTSHGEALYMMSSSEVQRISLSATKVITPNGMIDVEDWSTPIENAAEEGNDQEPQAQENPEGEASTEQEVENVSGSVAAAKSEPSVSREKEIGSATALTNGTSNPRLSNGVTSGDEASPNKANETITSSIGDITIDSVRDHLNSTTTTLCSTTTEEIVGRLSVLSTHTSQSLSTAKNSEILSLNSSNITNLKGLGDTTEKTSNSAIIKSIITTVKHGSNVTNGEAKESNRTSTTTTTTTATSTSVNGNDTVPPPLPTTAPPLITVLRKESQF